In the Salvelinus namaycush isolate Seneca chromosome 35, SaNama_1.0, whole genome shotgun sequence genome, one interval contains:
- the hs3st3l gene encoding heparan sulfate (glucosamine) 3-O-sulfotransferase 3-like, protein MATFHHSNPTDRDIRRVLQKLIIILSLGIICVALFYFFTGCCESDLTENSASDRPASDDRNLTFYKDVVTVQDEDGYPGTGEGSTLTPGLETDNTGKDWKATRRLPQALIIGVKKGGTRALLEFLRLHPDIRALGSEPHFFDRHYARGLHWYRSMMPKALDGQVVMEKTPRYFVTVETPGRVHSMSRDVKLIVVVRDPVTRAISDYTQIISKTPHIPAFETLAFKNRTNGEIDSLWSPLWIGLYAQHLERWLAWFPRAQIHLVSGEGLISDPAGELGKVQDFLGLQRIVTDKHFYFNKTKGFPCLKKPEGSSKPHCLGKTKGRTHAPIDPEMIRKLREFYRPHNQRFYQMAGQDFGWQ, encoded by the exons ATGGCAACTTTTCACCACAGCAACCCAACGGATAGAGACATCAGGAGAGTCCTCCAAAAACTTATAATCATTCTATCTTTGGGAATCATCTGTGTCGCTCTCTTCTACTTCTTCACGGGATGCTGCGAGTCGGACCTAACGGAAAACTCAGCCTCGGACAGACCCGCCAGCGATGACAGAAACCTGACGTTTTATAAGGACGTTGTAACGGTACAGGATGAAGATGGATACCCAGGGACCGGGGAGGGGAGCACACTGACGCCCGGTTTGGAGACTGATAACACGGGTAAAGATTGGAAGGCGACCCGGCGGTTACCCCAAGCCCTTATTATAGGAGTGAAGAAGGGTGGCACGAGGGCTTTGCTGGAGTTTCTCAGGCTGCACCCGGACATCCGCGCGCTGGGCTCTGAGCCGCACTTCTTTGACCGGCATTACGCACGAGGCTTGCACTGGTACAG gAGTATGATGCCCAAGGCCTTGGACGGCCAGGTTGTCATGGAGAAGACACCACGTTACTTTGTTACCGTGGAGACCCCTGGCCGTGTACACTCCATGTCGCGTGACGTGAAGCTGATTGTGGTGGTCCGAGACCCTGTGACCCGGGCCATCTCTGACTACACCCAGATCATCTCCAAGACCCCCCACATCCCTGCCTTCGAGACCCTCGCCTTCAAGAACCGCACCAATG GTGAGATTGACTCTCTATGGAGCCCTTTGTGGATCGGACTGTACGCCCAACACCTGGAGCGCTGGCTGGCCTGGTTCCCCCGGGCCCAGATCCACCTGGTCAGTGGGGAGGGCCTCATCTCCGACCCGGCAGGAGAACTAGGAAAGGTCCAGGACTTCCTGGGCCTCCAGAGGATTGTGACGGACAAGCACTTCTACTTCAATAAGACTAAAGGTTTCCCCTGCCTGAAGAAACCGGAGGGCAGCAGCAAGCCCCACTGCCTGGGGAAGACTAAAGGCCGAACACACGCCCCCATCGACCCTGAAATGATCCGGAAACTGAGGGAGTTCTACAGGCCGCACAACCAGCGGTTCTACCAGATGGCTGGCCAGGACTTTGGATGGCAATGA